A section of the Sphaerobacter thermophilus DSM 20745 genome encodes:
- a CDS encoding DUF2283 domain-containing protein — protein sequence MKFHYYPETDSLYIDLAERPSAESREVAPGVVLDFDAEGRLVGIDIDHASQVADLSRLEAVELPLASLSLER from the coding sequence ACTACCCCGAGACCGACTCGCTCTACATCGATCTGGCCGAGCGGCCCAGCGCAGAGTCGCGCGAGGTCGCGCCCGGCGTTGTGCTGGACTTCGACGCGGAGGGCCGGCTCGTTGGCATCGATATCGACCATGCCAGCCAGGTCGCTGATCTGTCGCGCCTCGAGGCGGTGGAGTTGCCGCTGGCGAGTCTCTCCCTGGAGCGATGA
- the menC gene encoding o-succinylbenzoate synthase, translating into MRVTRLEITPYRIPFAAGFATAHGRATAREGLILRLATDAGVEGLGEAAPLTEFGGGTAADAAALLEALTPALTGATLEALLDRCAALPLDRPGVAAVRCALETAALDVLGRARGVPLAALLAPNHAAEVPVNATVGVPGLEDAAAAAKQAVEAGFRTVKLKVGIVGSPSAEVERVAAVRSAVGPDVALRLDANGAWTPDEAIALLRRLAAYNLDLVEQPVPPGDVAGLARVRRAVDVPIAADESATTLDAVRALLQADAVDAVVVKPMVAGGPRAARDIIEEATDAGLRAIVTSTIDAGVGTALALHVAATLPDPIPACGLATGSLLTSDLLASPLEVHQGRMALPAGGGLGVEV; encoded by the coding sequence GTGAGGGTCACCCGGCTTGAGATCACACCCTACCGCATCCCCTTCGCCGCCGGGTTCGCCACGGCGCACGGCCGTGCGACAGCGCGCGAGGGCCTGATCCTCCGGCTGGCGACGGATGCCGGGGTCGAGGGTCTGGGCGAGGCTGCGCCGCTGACGGAGTTCGGTGGCGGCACTGCTGCCGATGCGGCGGCCCTGCTGGAGGCCCTCACACCGGCGCTCACCGGCGCAACGCTGGAGGCACTGCTCGACCGCTGCGCTGCCCTGCCGCTCGATCGGCCCGGCGTGGCCGCGGTCCGCTGCGCGCTGGAGACGGCCGCGCTCGACGTGCTCGGCCGCGCGCGGGGCGTGCCCCTCGCGGCCCTGCTGGCGCCGAACCACGCGGCGGAGGTGCCGGTCAACGCGACCGTCGGCGTCCCCGGCCTGGAGGACGCGGCCGCGGCCGCGAAGCAGGCCGTCGAGGCCGGGTTCCGCACGGTCAAGCTCAAGGTCGGTATCGTCGGGTCGCCCTCGGCCGAGGTGGAGCGGGTGGCGGCGGTACGTTCGGCGGTTGGCCCCGACGTCGCGCTACGCCTTGACGCCAACGGCGCCTGGACGCCCGACGAGGCTATCGCCCTGCTGCGGCGACTCGCCGCCTACAACCTGGATCTGGTGGAGCAGCCCGTCCCGCCGGGTGACGTGGCCGGGCTCGCGCGGGTACGACGGGCGGTCGATGTACCGATCGCGGCCGATGAGTCGGCCACCACACTCGATGCTGTGCGGGCGCTGCTCCAGGCCGACGCGGTCGATGCTGTCGTGGTCAAGCCGATGGTGGCGGGCGGTCCCCGAGCGGCGCGGGACATCATCGAGGAGGCGACCGATGCCGGGCTGCGTGCGATCGTGACCAGCACCATCGACGCCGGGGTCGGCACCGCGCTCGCCCTGCACGTGGCCGCCACTCTGCCCGATCCCATCCCCGCCTGCGGTCTGGCCACCGGCTCCCTCCTCACCAGCGACCTTCTCGCCAGCCCGCTCGAGGTTCACCAGGGGAGGATGGCACTCCCGGCCGGAGGTGGATTGGGAGTGGAGGTGTGA
- the menB gene encoding 1,4-dihydroxy-2-naphthoyl-CoA synthase, whose product MSGVTWVPIKQYTDIRYERAEGEGIAKITINRPEVRNAFRPLTVFEMSDAFHHAREDPTIGVVLLTGEGDKAFCSGGDQKVRGDGGYVDDQGIPRLNILDVQRQIRLLPKPVIAVVAGYAIGGGHVLHLLCDLTIAADNAIFGQTGPKVGSFDAGYGATYLARVVGHKKAREIWYLCRQYTAQEALEMGLVNTVVPLERLEEEAVQWAREILEKSPTAIRFLKAAFNADTDGLAGLQQLAGDATLLYYLTDEAKEGRDAFIEKRKPDFSKFPRFP is encoded by the coding sequence ATGAGCGGAGTCACCTGGGTACCGATCAAGCAGTACACCGATATCCGTTACGAGCGGGCCGAGGGGGAGGGGATCGCCAAGATCACCATCAACCGGCCGGAGGTCCGCAACGCGTTCCGGCCGCTGACGGTGTTCGAGATGTCCGATGCGTTCCACCACGCGCGGGAGGACCCGACGATCGGGGTGGTGCTCCTGACCGGCGAGGGGGACAAGGCGTTCTGCTCCGGCGGTGATCAGAAGGTCCGGGGCGATGGTGGCTACGTCGATGACCAGGGGATTCCGCGGCTCAACATCCTCGATGTCCAGCGGCAGATCCGGCTCCTGCCCAAGCCGGTGATCGCGGTCGTGGCCGGCTATGCGATCGGCGGCGGCCACGTGCTCCACCTGCTCTGCGACCTGACCATCGCCGCGGACAACGCAATCTTCGGCCAGACCGGCCCCAAGGTCGGCAGCTTCGACGCCGGGTATGGTGCGACCTATCTCGCCCGGGTCGTCGGGCACAAGAAGGCGCGCGAGATCTGGTACCTCTGCCGTCAGTACACCGCCCAGGAAGCGCTCGAGATGGGCCTGGTGAACACCGTCGTCCCGCTGGAGCGGCTGGAGGAGGAGGCGGTGCAGTGGGCGCGCGAGATCCTGGAGAAGAGCCCGACGGCGATCCGCTTCCTCAAAGCGGCGTTCAACGCCGACACCGACGGCCTGGCGGGACTGCAGCAGCTCGCGGGCGACGCGACGCTGCTCTACTACCTGACCGATGAGGCCAAGGAGGGACGCGACGCCTTCATCGAGAAGCGCAAGCCCGACTTCTCCAAGTTCCCACGCTTTCCGTAG
- a CDS encoding 1,4-dihydroxy-2-naphthoate polyprenyltransferase — translation MQQSGTLTPPSRIKVWVMAARLPTLPAAIAPVLVGTAAGVAAGAFRPLPFLAALVAAVLIQIGTNYANDLSDFHRGADTAQRLGPVRVTQRGLVTPEQMKRATILTFGAAALVGLYLVMVGGWPILVIGLLSILCGWAYTGGPWPFGYHGLGDLFVFIFFGVIAVTGSAYLQSGTVDALSLAVSVPVGLLVTNILVINNLRDIDTDRAAGKRTLAVRIGARASRVQYALFAFVAYLVPLLLWLTGAASAWVLLSWLSLPLGIALVRTTLGGATGTALNPILKRTSQLHLLFGALLALGLLL, via the coding sequence ATGCAGCAGAGCGGGACGCTGACACCGCCGAGTCGGATCAAGGTGTGGGTGATGGCCGCGCGGTTGCCGACGCTGCCGGCCGCGATCGCGCCGGTGCTGGTCGGAACTGCGGCCGGGGTGGCCGCCGGCGCCTTCCGCCCGCTCCCGTTCCTGGCCGCGCTGGTGGCCGCCGTGCTGATCCAGATCGGTACCAATTACGCCAACGACCTGTCCGACTTCCACAGGGGCGCCGACACCGCTCAGCGGCTGGGCCCGGTGCGGGTCACGCAGCGCGGGCTGGTGACGCCCGAGCAGATGAAGCGGGCGACGATCCTGACCTTCGGCGCTGCCGCCCTGGTCGGCCTCTACCTGGTCATGGTCGGTGGCTGGCCGATCCTGGTGATCGGTCTGCTGTCGATCCTCTGCGGGTGGGCATACACCGGCGGCCCCTGGCCGTTCGGCTACCACGGGCTGGGCGACCTCTTCGTCTTCATCTTCTTCGGCGTGATCGCCGTCACCGGCAGTGCCTACCTCCAGTCCGGCACCGTCGACGCGCTCTCGCTCGCCGTCTCGGTGCCGGTCGGGCTGCTGGTGACGAACATCCTGGTCATCAACAACCTGCGGGACATCGACACCGACCGTGCCGCCGGGAAGCGCACCCTGGCGGTGCGGATCGGCGCCCGCGCGAGCCGGGTCCAGTACGCCCTCTTCGCCTTTGTCGCTTATCTCGTCCCGCTGCTGTTGTGGTTGACCGGCGCCGCCAGCGCCTGGGTGCTGCTGTCGTGGCTCTCGCTGCCGTTGGGTATTGCACTGGTCCGGACCACGCTCGGCGGCGCGACCGGCACCGCCCTGAACCCGATACTCAAGCGCACGAGCCAGCTCCACCTGCTCTTCGGCGCATTGCTTGCTCTGGGCCTGCTGCTGTGA
- a CDS encoding GNAT family N-acetyltransferase produces the protein MIPPILRDFPEQFETERLLIRAPLPGDGAEVNAAILESLDRLRPWMEWVHPVPSVDDTEANIRQARADFLTRTELRLHLYEKTTGAFVGSSGLHRIDWRVPKMEIGYWVRTRYEGQGYVTEAVRGITRFAFETLGARRVEIRCDANNARSARVAERAGYRLEARLRSEAITPSGALRDTLIYALLADEWERGK, from the coding sequence ATGATCCCACCCATCCTGCGCGATTTTCCGGAGCAGTTCGAGACGGAGCGGCTGCTGATCCGGGCGCCGTTGCCGGGCGACGGCGCGGAGGTGAACGCCGCGATCCTGGAGTCGCTCGACCGGCTGCGTCCCTGGATGGAGTGGGTCCACCCGGTGCCGAGCGTGGACGACACTGAAGCGAACATCCGCCAGGCGCGGGCCGACTTCCTGACCCGCACTGAGCTCCGGTTGCATCTGTACGAGAAGACGACCGGCGCCTTCGTGGGCAGCAGCGGCCTGCACCGCATCGACTGGCGGGTGCCCAAGATGGAGATCGGCTACTGGGTGCGGACCCGGTACGAGGGGCAGGGGTACGTAACCGAAGCGGTGCGCGGCATCACCCGCTTCGCCTTCGAAACCCTCGGCGCGCGGCGAGTCGAGATCCGCTGCGACGCGAACAATGCCCGCAGCGCCCGGGTTGCCGAGCGCGCCGGGTACCGGCTGGAGGCCCGCCTGCGCAGCGAGGCCATTACGCCGTCCGGCGCGCTGCGCGACACGTTGATCTATGCCCTCCTGGCTGACGAGTGGGAGCGGGGGAAGTGA